The following are encoded together in the Fundulus heteroclitus isolate FHET01 chromosome 19, MU-UCD_Fhet_4.1, whole genome shotgun sequence genome:
- the ctsl.1 gene encoding cathepsin L.1 gives MKLLLAVAAALAVASCASISLEDLEFHAWKLKFGRSYGSPSEEARRKEIWLSNRKLVLVHNILADEGIKSYRLGMTYFADMENEEYKRLISQGCLRSFNASLPRRGSTFLRMPEGNDLPNTVDWRDKGYVTDVKDQKQCGSCWAFSATGSLEGQTFRKTGKLVSLSEQQLVDCSGDYGNMGCMGGLMDNAFKYIQANGGIDTEDSYPYEAEDGQCRFNPDKVGATCTGYVDVKEGDEDALKEAVATIGPVSVGIDASQPSFQLYESGVYDEPDCSSSELDHGVLAVGYGSDNGQDYWLVKNSWGVEWGHKGYIMMTRNKHNQCGIATAASYPLV, from the exons ATGAAGTTGCTGCTCGCCGTTGCTGCCGCTCTGGCCGTGGCCAGCTGTGCCAGCATCTCTCTGGAGGACCTCGAGTTTCACGCCTGGAAACTGAAGTTTG GAAGGTCCTACGGCTCTCCATCAGAGGAGGCGAGGCGTAAGGAAATCTGGCTCAGCAACCGcaaactggttctggttcacaACATCCTGGCAGATGAGGGCATCAAGTCGTACCGCCTTGGCATGACCTACTTCGCTGACATG GAAAACGAGGAGTACAAGCGTCTGATCTCTCAGGGCTGCCTGCGCTCGTTCAACGCCTCTCTGCCTCGCCGTGGCTCCACTTTCCTTCGGATGCCAGAGGGCAACGATCTTCCCAACACTGTGGACTGGAGGGACAAGGGATACGTCACGGACGTCAAGGATCAGAAGCAATGCGGCTCCTGCTGGGCCTTCAGCGCA ACGGGCTCCCTGGAGGGTCAGACCTTCAGGAAGACTGGGAAGCTGGTGTCTCTGAGTGAGCAGCAGTTGGTTGACTGCTCTGGTGACTATGGCAACATGGGATGTATGGGCGGCTTGATGGACAACGCCTTCAAGTACATCCAGGCAAACGGTGGGATAGACACAGAGGATTCCTACCCTTATGAGGCAGAG GATGGGCAATGCCGTTTCAACCCCGACAAAGTTGGAGCCACATGCACCGGCTACGTGGATGTGAAGGAAGGTGATGAAGACGCCCTGAAGGAGGCCGTGGCCACCATCGGACCCGTTTCTGTTGGCATCGATGCCTCTCAGCCATCATTCCAGCTTTATGAATCAG GTGTGTATGACGAGCctgactgcagcagctcagagctgGATCATGGAGTGCTGGCTGTTGGTTATGGCTCTGATAATGGCCAGGACTACTGGCTGGTTAAAAACAG cTGGGGTGTTGAATGGGGCCATAAGGGATACATCATGATGACGAGGAACAAACACAACCAGTGTGGGATTGCCACTGCAGCCAGTTATCC